attcaatcaggattttaagcgattttctgaaattcaacGTGTATTCgtttagaattttaagatagtttattaaaatccttagaaatctgggtgtatttaattaggattttaaagaagtttataacattctaggtgtattcaattagaaattgattttaaagaatttgagaaagttgaggaattagatggaattggaaagattttgtaatgtattttaagcatccacaaatctcacatctccccatgagatttcgagggaattgaatcaaaattttatatggaatctctacaaatcaattaaacttcataaaaatccatggatttataaatccattaaactctctcaaattttcaattgaatacaccccttaAGATACGTAGCATGAAGTTGATGTTTTTTTACTATGGAAGTCCTCATGAGAAAAGGCAATTGCCGTTTGGGGGCCTAGGGTAAGGAGAAATTCTGAAGTTCGATGGTCGAATTAAAATATTCCTCCGACTTTGAAACAAAAAGTTTCCCTCTCGCACATCTGCATGTAAGAAGAAATTCTTTGATCCGGCATCCAAATTATGCAATTCCTACGTACTTCTCTGATTTGCAGGCTGACCATGGCCCACTCTCTGGTCCCACCCCTGTCTTTGCCCTTAGTCTTGTGTCCAAACAAAGGACCCTCTCGCATGTAAGGGCCAGGCACCCGAAATCTTGTGTCTCGGGCCGCACATGACAGGTGGGACACAATATCCCCCAAGGGTAAGGGGTAAGCAatcaattaaatttcaaaaaccgTCCAAATCAAACTGATCAATGTATGAAGCAGGTTCAACTTTCACAATTTCCAGCAGCATATAGAATGATGATGATCATCAAATCCGCAATGTATGCCCCTTACATAGTTATATAACAGAAACTGTAAAGCATTTTGAATTGCGAAATAAGAGACCATACTCATATGAAGGGAAAATGTGTGGTTATTCACCAGTATGCGCGCCCAACAACCATATTCAACACAGGCAATTCGCCATACAGCACAAAAATTTGCTCTCTAGGCCAAAAGTTTGATTTCATCTACTGTAACAAACGATAAAGGTCCTCTAATGGCTGGGGAGGCGGGCGTCCACCAGTGAGGGTCATCAACTCCCAACACACATCTGCAATTCTCAACTGAACCAGGTAACCTGAACAATTGGCAAAACACTATATTAAAGCATCGATGGTTCTCGAAGCTAAACTCATGCTCCTGAATAACTGCTACTGAAGTTAATGCTACAATTATAACTCGGTTTCTTCGACATCCTGCAGCTGAGACAAATTTGATACTCTATACCTGCATCCACAAGTATTTAGTCAAATGCAAGTACCTGTGGAACTTGAGAAATTATGAAAAGGGATGCATATGAGTTGCAAATAGAACACTTGCTGCACAAGATCATTACATGAATGTTTGTTTTGAGAATTCAGAATCACTGAAATCGAAAATCTGCCAGAAGCACATCAACAggaaaaatgggaaagaaaaaaagccaATATTTGCcagaaaaaaaatgcatattTCACCCAGCTATTGTGCATATCATGCATGCACGTCATTCACCCAGCTTTTGTTTACCTTACCGTGTACAACACAGTAGAATCCGATATTTTAAAAGTTACAACCCGAACATTCAATTCATCAAAGCATTTTATCAAATGTGAATCACAGGAATAACATGTTGGCATGCTCCCTAAAGTCATGACTCTTTTTGCAGATACATGTATAGAATTTCAGTAACTCCATTTGAAGTCTCATTACCTCCACAGAGTGCCTTCAATCTTGTTAAGAAATTGATGAGACGAAGACCTTTCAGGAAAAAAATCTCTCGTTCCCCAATATTTGCTCTGTCAACGTGAATGAACGAGAAGGCACCTTGTGTCAGTTGTGTGTCACCACTCACTGAGTACGACACATCTAAATCCTTCCAGTAAATTGCATGACACACGACTTTACCATGATCTTGACGCATGTTGAGACTTTGCAGTTTCTCGAAGAACAGCACCAACAATTCCTGCCTGCTCAAGGCATTCAGCCTTGTGCAAGGCATCCAACAGAACAACACATGTCTTGGAATGAATATTACAACCTTTCCGCCGAGTTTCCTCAAAAAGTGTATATGCGTCCATTGCCCTTTCTGCATTGCTCAACCCTTCTATCATAGCATTATAACAAGCAGAATCGGGAATGCCACCACTGGCCTTAAACTTCTCAAAAAGCCCACTAGCATCCCTTATGTTCCCAGCCCTTGCAAGTCCAGAGATCATGGTAGTGTAGGTGATTGTATTAGGGTTTAACCCTTGTTTCTTCATCTCTTGCCAGTATACAAAAGCCTTATTGAATTTTCTAACCCTACAAAGACCATTTATGAGAATGCTATACGTTACATGGTTGGGTGTACATTTCATATCCTTCATCGATTGAAAGCAGACAATTGCTTCATCAATTTCACCAGCTTTCACAAGTCCATCAAGCAAGCAATTATATGTGTAAACGTTAGGTGACAAACCTTTCTGCATCAACTCTTCCATGACTAGATATGCTTCATCTATTCTACCTACCTTCCCAAACCCATCAACAAGACTACTATAAATGATTACATTCAGTTCTACTCCTTTTGACTTTGCTTCTTCAAAAAGCATGTATGCTTCATCAAGCCTGTCAATCTTGGCAAGACCATCAATGACAGAACCATAAGTAACGACGGTGGGTTGGTGACCCTTAGTTTTCATTTCCTCCAGAAGCTGGTATGCTTTATTCACCTTTCCACTTTTGCAGAATCCATCAATGATGGCGTTGTAAGCACGGGTGTCCAATACACAGCCTTGATCCTTCATTGCATGGTATAATTCATATGTTTGATGTGCAAAGCCTCCTTTTACAAGGCCATGAATTAAGATTGAATAACTTCGCACATCAGGAATGAATCCTTGAGTCTTAATCTCCCCAAACAAAGATCTACCTTTTTCAATTTCTCCGGCCTTTAAAACACAATCCATATAGGTATTAAGAAGCATGAGATCAGGAGAACAGCCCCTACGCTGCATTTCTTTGTATATTTTGTGACCATCCTCCTTCCTGCCACATTTGAAGAAGTTCCTGATGAGGGATGTGTATACAATGGCATTTGGAGTCTGATCAGCGTCCAGCATCTTTTCATAAAGCCTATAGGCATCATCTACTCTTCCTTGTTTTCCCAAGCCATCTATAAGAGAACAAAATGTAACTGCATCTGGTGTGCAGACTTTGTGATCCATTCCTTCAAATATAGAACAAGCATCATCAAGTTTTTGAGCTTTACAGAGTCGATCAATCATTATGTTTACAGTCATGACATTAGGATATAAACCAGCTTCTTTCATGGCATCCCGAACCTGCAGAGCATCCTTGAGGTTACCAGCCTTACAAAGCATGTCTATTAGAATGTTATAAGTTGGAAGATTGGGAGCTGCATCTTTCTTCATCTCATCAAAAACCCTTAACGCTTCTACTGCTCGTCTCTTCTTCCCTAGGCAGGTGAGAACACAATTATATGCAATCACACTCGGAATGCACCCCTTTCTTCTTTGCCTCTCAAACAAGCTGTATGCTTCTTCAAACCTTCCAGCAGAGCCATAGCCCATGATCATGGTGTTATACGCATACACACAAGGCACTTTCCTATGTCTGTCCATCTCCTCAAATAGCTCCACCGCTTCGTCTAGTCTCGCAGCTTGGCAGAGAACTCCTATCATGCTAGTATATGTCACATCATCAGGCACCAAGCCATGCATTCTCATTTCATGAAAGAATTTCCAGGCCATATCCACCTTACCGACCTTGCCAAAGCAATCTATACAGACATTATAAAGCACAACATCTGCACTAAAAGAGTTGCTCTTCATCTCATCCAACAAGGAGAGGGCAGCATCAACTCGTCCTTCCTTGGCAAATACACGAATAATAGTTGTAAATAAATGCACAGTAACTTCATAACCTAGCTCCTGCATTTGATGAAAGAGAGTCAGCATGAGATCAGATTCAGGAACTGTAGACAAAGCCCCGATAAGAGTTGTATAGGCTGAAAATGCTGGGCGGAATTTGAATTTCCTCATTGTTTGCAGTAGATTGAAACCATCTTTCAGCTTCTGTGACCTGATACAGCTCACAACTAACTCAATACATGTGGTATTGAATGGGCCAATTCCTGCTACACTCATTTCTTCCAGGACCTGTTCCAAATAATTAAGATTTCTACTCCTGGCCATGACCATGAGAAGTGAATTGTATGCTTCGGGACAGTGTGCTTGGTCAGTTTGTTTCTCACACCACCGAAAATAATTAAGTGCTAAACTGACATCTTTCAACCTCCTTAAAACTCCAATAACTGATTCTGATTGAGGCGTTTTGTCAAGCGCCAATAGAGCATTCTCAAGGGGGGGTCCCCAAGGACCACGCTCCAAGACTCGGCACACATCATCAACTACTTGTCTCACATCAATCGAAGACACAACTTTCTCTTCAGACGGAGGCTCATTTGACAAGGATGAAAACCTTTTCAAAAATGTGTAAATGTTCAAATGAAAGCCACGTCGTATCCCTGCAACTGCAACAAGGAAAAAGATCAAGCAAATAGTAATAACTGACGAACATCATTGAAGCCAAAGAGACTTGTGAATATATTATCTATCTGATCAATGAATATACCAaagtccaaaacacttcactcAATCGAGAATAAACAATCTATGCGAGTCAAGATTACCTTGTTGTCTTAGGAGCATCTTCACAAATGCATGCCCAATCTATCACCGTGTATGCTCTTTGCCTTCCAAATATCCAATTCAATAAGTTTAAGACATAACCCATGTCAGAAAACCGCTACTTAAACATCACACAGTGCAAGCTAAGTTGTGTTAACATTGGGACATAAATAGTAAACACCAAAAGCGCAATCCAGTAAGCAAATAAAAACATCTGCCAAGAGGAACACAGCTCAatattagttatattttttatatactgGGCCAGGGGAATCGAACACAGAACCCCCGATTGCACGGGTTAACGCTCGTAACCACTTGAGCTACAATGTTGAATTAAGGAATAACGTCCCACGCTTCCTACAACTTTAATGTGCAAACTCATATGAATGCATAGGAACTAGGAACCAATGATCTATATTTGAgattttgcatgcatttttcaaatttgatgaGAAAGCATGAGAAAATTGGAATTAATTCATTGGTGAGGGCCGAGCTTTGATTGCAGAAACACGAAATTCCGAACATTTCACAGTACAAAATAGCACGCAATCAACCGAAGAACAAATTCTGACAGATATTATGTACTTGTAAATTCACGTACCGGCCAATCTTGAAGCGCAGGGCAAtggaggtttagggtttaaggtttaAACCCAAAATCTGCTACGGAAATCAGAAGAGCAAAAGACGATGGCACGAAAATAGTGCTAAAACACGGCGTTTCGGTACAGGAACATATACGGCGGCGTATTGTTCTGTTATCTATTTGGATTGAC
This Pyrus communis chromosome 6, drPyrComm1.1, whole genome shotgun sequence DNA region includes the following protein-coding sequences:
- the LOC137737746 gene encoding pentatricopeptide repeat-containing protein At3g06920 codes for the protein MLLRQQVAGIRRGFHLNIYTFLKRFSSLSNEPPSEEKVVSSIDVRQVVDDVCRVLERGPWGPPLENALLALDKTPQSESVIGVLRRLKDVSLALNYFRWCEKQTDQAHCPEAYNSLLMVMARSRNLNYLEQVLEEMSVAGIGPFNTTCIELVVSCIRSQKLKDGFNLLQTMRKFKFRPAFSAYTTLIGALSTVPESDLMLTLFHQMQELGYEVTVHLFTTIIRVFAKEGRVDAALSLLDEMKSNSFSADVVLYNVCIDCFGKVGKVDMAWKFFHEMRMHGLVPDDVTYTSMIGVLCQAARLDEAVELFEEMDRHRKVPCVYAYNTMIMGYGSAGRFEEAYSLFERQRRKGCIPSVIAYNCVLTCLGKKRRAVEALRVFDEMKKDAAPNLPTYNILIDMLCKAGNLKDALQVRDAMKEAGLYPNVMTVNIMIDRLCKAQKLDDACSIFEGMDHKVCTPDAVTFCSLIDGLGKQGRVDDAYRLYEKMLDADQTPNAIVYTSLIRNFFKCGRKEDGHKIYKEMQRRGCSPDLMLLNTYMDCVLKAGEIEKGRSLFGEIKTQGFIPDVRSYSILIHGLVKGGFAHQTYELYHAMKDQGCVLDTRAYNAIIDGFCKSGKVNKAYQLLEEMKTKGHQPTVVTYGSVIDGLAKIDRLDEAYMLFEEAKSKGVELNVIIYSSLVDGFGKVGRIDEAYLVMEELMQKGLSPNVYTYNCLLDGLVKAGEIDEAIVCFQSMKDMKCTPNHVTYSILINGLCRVRKFNKAFVYWQEMKKQGLNPNTITYTTMISGLARAGNIRDASGLFEKFKASGGIPDSACYNAMIEGLSNAERAMDAYTLFEETRRKGCNIHSKTCVVLLDALHKAECLEQAGIVGAVLRETAKSQHASRSW